Genomic segment of Paenibacillus polymyxa:
AATGAAGAAGGGGGAATCTGATCCCCAAGAGCGTGACAAGGTTTCTCCAACTTTTTGGAGGTGCTCATCGATTGTTTTTTTCGGAGTGTCATTTTCAAAATCCCAATCGATTGGAGGAACTTCTAACATAGGAGAGGTAGCTTCTTTTATAGAAATGGGTAACTCCTCCAACGCTTTTTGTTCACCTTGCTTCCATTTTAAGACGGGAACATAGTAGTGCTTTTCTAACATTTTTTTGCCTCCGTAAGTTTCTTCATCGGCTGAAGTAATTGCTGAGGTCTTCTGAGTAGAACTATTATACTATAAAAAAATATAGATGTGGGTATTAAGTTGTGTATTATGTTATTTTTTTATCTCTAAATACCTATTTTTTGTGAAAAGAATTTAGGTGTTTGAAACATATTAAAAGATGATAACATGAGAGTTATGTTCACTTAAATGTTATGAATTTGAATAATACATACGAGTATTTACAGAGTCACTCTAACCCTTTATGCTTATAACAACACATACGGAAGCATCGTTGTGTAATCCGAAAGCATCGGTAGCACCCTGCTGGCTAAAGCCAGTGGGGTGTTTTTGTTTATATAAGTGCTCTTATGACAAACGTGGCTTTTCTGCATTATTCGCAAAAAGGATATTGACAACTGTTAATTATTGGACAAAAATAGTAAATGATTATAAAATACTGGAATTTCTATGCGAAGGGTGGCTATGGCATGAAGCATACACCTACGATTCGAGCAGAATTAGACAGATACCTACAACAAGAAGGATTGAGTTTAACACAGTTTGGTCATATTGCGGATATGAATAGGGGAGCAGTAAGTGCTATCGTGACAGGAAACAAGCCTTTGTCTGTTAACCAGCTCGACCGAATTACCGAGGCTATGGGTTTACCTGAAGGTCACTTTTATGACTTGTTCATAGAAAACTACATCATCGACCATCCTCCGAATATGAGGCGAATCGAGCCATTTTTGTTTCGCTGTGCGGAGTTGGACAAGTTGGACGCGATCCGTCGAGTGGTGGGAGCCATCATGGATAATCTACTGTATTCACCCAAGCTATTTGAAATTGCAGAAGAATTATTGTCGCAGGAAAAAAATGCGGCTGCATTGTTGCTCTATGAGGGGATAGCTGAAGCGGAGAAATATCAACATTCTGAGCGTTTGGCAGTCTGTCAATATCGTATATTTACGATTCAGATTGGAGACGATCAAAGCCAGAATCTCAAGGCTGCAACACTATTTGAACCCTTCGTGGAACGTCTGGATGAAATAGACCAGCTTGACGCATTGAAGGATTTGGCAAACGTGTACAGGTCTTTGCGTAAATGGGACAAGGTAGACGAAATGGCAAGGCAAATGAGAACTAAAGCGGAAATCCAGTATAGTTTAAAACACCAAGAAAAACGTGAGTTACGAGATATTGAAAAGAGAACAAGAGGGCCGCTATTTGGATACATTGCTTATGCTGACTTATTGTGTGCAGGTGTCTACGAAGCCCAAGGCGATTACCACCAAGCTCTACAATATACATACGCCTATGCTAATTTAGATTGGGTTAAAGAGACAGACGAAGATACCCAACACTGGATTGGCTTGTTTAAGCATTGGGCAAAAGCTAATATTATTGTCAATAAGCTTTTATCCGGAGATATAAAGGTGCTGCAAGAATATATTGAATACATCGATGCAGCGGAGGATACAACGCAAGAAGATAAGGTCATCCAACTGCTGAATATTATGATAGCGGCTAACCGATATGATATTGATGTTAGTAACATAATTAAACGTTTTGAAGCGGACATTGTATCATTGTCGCAACACTCACCAAGTGATATATATACTCAACAAGTGGTGCCAGATTATTTTGCTTGGTGTGGTTACGAGTTGGCTCATTATTATTTACATAGAAATTCTTACGATGATGGCTTTAAACATTTGATGTATTCAATGGTAAGTTATCATACACTAAATAATGAGACTTATTTCATAAATTGTATGGGGCTGTTTTTACATTTTCGAGAACATGCGACTCCTGAAACCAAAGCAAATTTTTTAAATTTTATTGAAAAGGTGTGGATGAACAATGTTAAAAAAAATGGCACTGTTGATCGTCGCAGCTAGCTTTTTGTTAATTGTTACTGTACCTATTCACTCGCATGGTATAGAGCCTCAAGTACAGCATGGAGGATTTTAAACGTAAGTAAAGCAAATCCCCGCTAACCTTAATTGGTCGGCGGGGATCTATTGCTTTGAAGGAATTTTCTAAATCCACCGAATAGCTAAATGAGGTGATCAGCATGAAACATACATATAAGGTGTTAAAGTCGGATATCGAATTTGATAGATATTGTGGATTATGGCGGTACAGTGGAGAAGATTATACCGGAATGGCTAGATACATACCTAATCGGTAATCGGACTATGTTCTTGTCCATTTTCGGCAATCGGGACAAGAACTTGTACCGATAAAATAAAAAAGCCGCTAAACAGCGACTTTCAATGGGACCATGTTCCCGGCAACGTGTCATCACGGTTTGAAAATTCATTTTTCACAAATGCTCGCTCAACATTTAATCATTGCCAATAGTTCAGACCGAGCAACCGCATCGTCTTTATACACACCACGGAATGATGAAGTTTTCGTTACAGTTCCACGTTTTCTAATGCCCCTTCCACACATACAGTAATGCTCAGCTTCGATGTATACGGCTACTCCTAGTGGTTTAAGAACTTTATCCAAGGTATCTGCAATTTGTGTTGTCATTCTCTCTTGTAATTGAAATCTGTGTGCATAGGCATCTACCTTCTGGCTAGCTTGGATAATCCCGTGATGATATTCCCTTGTGGTAGATAGGCAATATGCGCCTTTCCATAAAACGGAGCAAAGTGATGCTCACAAAGAGAATGAAAAGAGATATCTTTCACAAGAACTAATTCATCATAAGATACATCGAAAGACTTCTCCAGAAGGGCTTCAGGATTTTCATTATATCCTTCGGTATATTCCATAAACGCTTTAACAACACGACAAGGAGTCTCTTTCAATTCATCTCTACCTGGATTATCACCACATAACCGAATGAGGTCAGTGATGCCAGCCAACGCACTATTAACTTGCTTGACTTCAATGTCGCTAAAACTATGCCCCAGACCAATTGATTTTTTCAGTTCAAGCAAAGATTCCGAATCAAGATTCATCTGAGTTTTCTCCCTCACTATATCTAGAAAATTCACTCGAAAAATCCCCTGTAAGTGCCATGTGTTTTTTACATCATAGTCTTCTTAAAGGGGATAATTTATATTTTATTTATTAGTCAACATAGAAAGTTAACCTGTATTAAATCAGCGATTATTTCTGAAAATACTTCGCTCCATTATTAGCGATAATTTCTTTGTACCAATGAAAACTTTTCTTTCTGATTCTACGAAGCGTGCCAGAACCATCATTGTTTTTGTCCACATAGATGTATCCATACCGTTTTTTCATTTCGCCGGTACCGTTACTCACAAGGTCAATCGGTCCCCAACTTGTATAACCAATAATATTAACTCCGTCTTTTATTGCTTCAGCAATCTCTGCAAAGTGAAGGTCCAAATACTCAATGCGGTAATCATCTTCAATGGTATCGTTGTCCAAAAGAGTATCTTGGGCACCAAGTCCGTTTTCAACGATAAACAATGGTTTGTTGTACCTTTCATGTAACTGGTTGCAGGTAATACGCATGCCCTTTGGATCAATTGTCCATCCCCACTCGGAGGTTTCCAAGTAAGGATTAATTACGGAACCAAACACATTTCCATCCGTACAATTCTTCAAAATTTCAGGATCAGCACTGGTACAACGGCTCGAATAATAGCTGAAACCGATGTAATCCACAGTATATGTCTTCAGAATCTCCAAATCTTCAGGCTCAAGCTGTAGCTGAATTCCATTCTCAATGAAAAAGCGTTTGGCATAACCTGGATACTCGCCTTTGGACTGTACATCAATCAAGAAGTATGAATCATGCTCCATTTTCATTACTTCCCAGTAATCTTCCGGATTGCTACTGTATGGATATACATTTCCAGCCGCCAACATACATCCCATCATGGCATTAGGAATGATTTTATGACAAGCCTTGACTGCCAGTGCACTTGCTACAAGTTCATGATGCGCTGCTTGATACAGAACTTGTTGTTTGTCCTCGCCTTCTTCAAAAATAATGCCCGCTCCTGTATAAGGAAGATGCAATAACATATTAATTTCATTGAATGTCATCCAGTATTTCACTTTATTTTTATAGCGTTCAAACAGTGTTTTGGAGTATTTTTCAAATAGTTCAATCATGATTCGGTTTTTCCAGCCGCCATACGTTTTCGCCAAGTTCACGGGTAAATCAAAATGACAAATCGTAACGACAGGCTCAATATTGTACTTCAGAAGTTCATCAAACACGTCATCATAAAATTGCAATCCTGCTTCATTCGGAGTTACATCGTCACCATTTGGAAAGATACGGGCCCAGGAGATCGACATTCGAAATGATTTGAAACCCATTTCAGCAAAAAGCGCGATATCCTCTTTATAACGATGATAAAAATTGATAGCTTCATGCGAAGGATAAAACTCGCCATCCTCGGGTACAAATGAATTTAAGTTGCCAGTCGAAACCTGATTACGTTTGGGCCCCGTCGGCATCAAATCAATGGTCGTCAGTCCCTTACCATCAGCCAGGTAAGCTCCCTCAATTTGATTCGCAGCTGTAGCTCCACCCCACAGAAAATTATCCGGGAATTTAGTGATTTCATTAAACATTTCCACGTACCTCCCTATTTTTATACATATACTTTGATTAAATGTTCTTTTTCATTAACCATGTCATTTTTGATCCCTACAATGTCGCGATACGTAGACGTATTCGTGACTATAATGGGGGTTACCGTTTCATAGCCGGCATCCAGGATCGCCTGCAAGTCGAACTCTACAATGATATCACCGACCTGAACACGATCACCATCCTTAACAAATGCATTGAAATGCTGACCTTTCAACTGAACCGTATCTTGTCCGATATGAATGAGTATTTCTACCCCGTCATCACTAATGAGACCAATGGCATGTTTAGTACGGTAAATCGTTTGTACAATGCCGTTCACTGGGGATACGACCCGTCCGTTCGTGGGGCGGATGGCTATCCCTTTACCCATATGCTCTCCTGCAAAAGTCTCGTCTTTAATATCTTGGAGTCTAACAACAGTACCGGTCATCGGACTAACAATTTCAAATGGTTGGTCATTCAATTGACTTGTGTTGGGAATCGGTTCTTGTTTGTCACCCATATTTGTTGACATTGTTTCTGTTGGATCTTTAAAACCAATAAAATAGGTCAAGACAAACCCAAAAATAAAGGCAGCTGCAGTTGCGATAAGCGACATGTAAAAACTGAAATCAATGCCGGCTGCCTTATTTACGAAATTGGGATAGCCAAACACACCGAGGCCCCCAAGAATATAGAATTTTGACCCGGCATATCCCAATAGGCCTCCACCGATCCCTCCGGCAATACAACTCATAATGAATGGTCTTTTTAAAGGCAGGGTCAGGCCATATATAGCAGGCTCCGTGACGCCAAAAATCCCTGAAATGAATGCCGGTACACTCAAAGCTTTTGTTTTTTGATTTTTGGTTTTGATCAGAACCGCTAGAACCGCACCGATTTGCGCAAATGAAGCTCCAAAAGAAAGCGCCATAATCGGATCTGATCCTAGTGTGCCAATATTCAGCAACGCAATGGGAATAATCCCCCAATGAAGTCCAAAAAGAACCAAGACTTGCCACATTGAGCCTATGATTAATCCCGTTAAAATGGGGCTAAATCCGTAAATTTCGGTAGCGCCCGCGCCAATTAAATTCCCTGCCCATGTAGAGATCGGACCTATAACCAAAAAAGTGGCTGGGACGATAATAAGCATCGTAAAAAAGGGAACCAAGAAAGTTCTTACCACTTGTGGAATAACTCTTTTTAGATACTTTTCTAATTTTGAGGCAGAGAATGAAGCCAGAATTATAGGTATGACAGAGGAGGAATAACTCATCAAAATTACAGGAATACCCAAAAACGTGATATGAATTGGAGATTCAAAAATGGTTCCTCCAAACAAAACGTATTGTAGATTTCCTTCACTTAAACCCGACAACGTCGGATATACGAGAGATGCTCCTATAGCCATTCCAATAAAGGAAGACCCACCGAATTTTTTCATTGCAGTGTACCCTAGAAATACGGGGAAAAAGTAAAACAGACAGTCGCCAGTTGCTTTTAGCAATTGATACGTCCCAGATGTTTCAGTAATCCAACCGAAAGACAAGAACAGTTCATTGAATCCTTTAATCATTCCTGTTGCAGCCAATAGGCCAAGTAATGGCTGAAAAACACCTGAAATCATATCAATAAAACGATTGAAGATGTTTCCTTTGGATGTTTTTTCGTCATTTGAATTTAATGTCTCTTCATCATCTGAAGACCATTTTCCAATTTTAGTTATGGCTTTATGCACATCTGGAACTTCGTTCCCAATAACAACTTGGTATTGCCCCCCACTTTGCATAACCGTAATGACCCCAGACAAACTTTTTAATTCTTCCGTTTTGGCCAATCCTTCGTCCTTCAATTGAAAGCGCAATCGTGTTACACAATGAACAACGCTGGTAACGTTTTCAACACCGCCAACTCCAGACAAAATCTCCTTGGCCAACTGGTCATAATTCATGAATGCTCTTCCTCTCTGGCTGTGACTTTGCATCAAAAAAAACTGAATAGCTGTCCGGTGCATAGATCTTAGACAACATCACCATGCTGGAAGTTTAGCGATCCAGATATTGCCCTTCGACGGTTACATCCTGTAAGGCTGTGTTAGCAATTTTCTATTTGTCACAGGCCTCAAATTTTGTGAAAGTTAGCTGAAGGTACGTCTTTTCTGGCCAGAAATGGTATTGCCTGATTGAACAGTCACAATCCAGTTGATGTACAAGCTCCCTTTGCGGACAATAATAAAACAATCTTTTTTGAAAATGCAAGGTTTTTTTCTCTGGAATTTAACTTGTAGAGAGAAATTCACATGAACATTCTTACATTTCATATATGTAGTAATTTTGGCCCAAATAATTAAAAAATAATTTGGACTTGATTGCTATTTAATCACATTACTTTGTATTTAACTGTTACTGTCGCTTTGACCTACTTTAGATTTCATCCTGATTCTCTCCGAATCAGATTATTGACAAGAACAAACCTTTGCTTTTATACTGATACCGAAAGAACGAAATACTAAAACCCGATGGATGTGGATTTTTCTAGAGAGTCATCTCTATTTTCGCCACACGAATGCCTTTACGCATTTGTGTGGCTTTTTTGTATTCAAAAAAGGAGGATTGTTTATGAAGTTGTGGCATTATGCAGTTATTGTTTTCTTGGGAGGTTGTTGTTACGGCATACTTTCCACATTTGTTAAACTGGCATATAGCGCTGGTTTTTCAACACCAGAGGTAACTGGTGCGCAGTATTTCTTTGGTGCAGTTTTGAGTTGGATATTTGTAATTTTTGCAAAAAATAAAAACCTTACGTACAAGCAGGTTACAAAACTCCTTCTATCCGGAATTCCATTTGGACTGACAGGCATGTTTTATTATCAATCGCTACAGACCATAAATGCTTCTCTAGCTATCGTCCTTTTATTTCAGTTTGTTTGGATTGGGACACTATACGAATGGATTCTCCAGAAGAAAAAACCAACCAGAAGTAAACTTATCTCGATTGGAATACTGCTCATCGGTTCGGTTTTGGCGGCAAACATTTTTTCTGAGGGTGATCTCTCGCTCTCGTGGCAAGGAACGATATGGGGGCTATTGGCTGCTTCAACATTTGCTTTATTTGTTTTTCTTAGTGGTGCTGTTGCGAAAGAAACTTCGCCCATACTGAAAAGCGCCCTTCTTTCAACCGGAGCTGTTATTACTGTTTTTGTAGTATTTCCGCCAACCTTCTTATTTAACCCCGATGTGCTGGCAGGATTGAGTCCTTTTGGATTAGTCCTCGGAGTGTTCGGAGTAGTGTTGCCTCCGCTTTTGTACTCCATAGGTATGCCACATATTGGTTCAGGAATGGGTACAATTATGACTGCATCTGAATTACCCATGGCCGTTATTATGTCTTCTCTTGTATTAGGAGAATTTGTCGGCTGGTCTCAGTGGATTGGCGTTATCATTATTTTATGCGGCATCGCATATAGCAACATACGACAAAGAACATCCAGCCCGGAATCTTCAATGAAGGAACATACTGCACTTTAATCTAAACGATACACGAGGATAAAGGGGCATGCTATCTTATCCTTATACAATATCAAAAAACTCATCATATTAGGAGGTTAGATAATCATGATTTCAGAACAAGACTCGAAGCTTTTGCAACGCTGTGTGGAACTTGCACGAATTGCGCTGGAGCATGGAGATGAACCTTTTGGTTCTCTACTTGTGGACCAACAAGGGAACGTACTGGAAGAAGATTATAATCATATTTCTGGGGGGGATCATACTCAACATCCGGAATTTGCTTTGGCACGATGGGCTGCTAACCATATGACACCAGAGGAACGAGCAAAAGCAACGGTATACACATCTGGCGAACATTGCCCAATGTGTGCAGCTGCTCATGCATGGGTTGGATTGGGCCGCATCGTATATGCGAGTTCTTCTGCTCAACTGGTTCAATGGATGGAGGAATTGAACGTTATGCCAACGCCGATCTACAATTTATCCATTCAGGAAATCATTCGCGATGCGAAAGTGGATGGCCCTGTACCTGAGTTAGCTAACCAAATTAAAGCACTGCATGTGGAGATGCATCAACGAACTAAATGAGCATGCTATTATAATAGTAGAAAAACATTCTAAGTTAGTTCCAATAACATGTCAATAAATAGCAGTTAATTCCATATATAATAAAAAAGAACATTGAATTGTTTTTTTGTTGGATAAGTTCAAATCCTTACTTAGAATAAGAGCTTTTTTACATATAAAAAGATGCTTTAAGAGTAGGTATAAATGGCGCGATTATATTTAGATCATTTAGAAAAGGAACATTGTTCTTTTCCTTTTCAGCAGGCCACTGTGATATGTTAGATCTGGTGATAAAGACGTGGAGGCGCACAGAGAACATAAAAGTTATTAGCTTGTTCTAGAGTAAGATACCTAACTCTATGGGGGCGGGAAATTCTATACTACGGGATATTGTCATCTGGAGGGCCGGGATCAAAATCTAAAGATCATCATGCTCGTAGGAGACGAGAAGGAGACTTAAGAGAGCATTAAGGCATCAGTCTCGTCTTATTGCCTCAATTACTTTCTTCTACCAAATCTTCTACCGAAATACGGATATCTAGACTACCAGTAGGAACCTTATTCTTGATAGTGCAGGCTATAGGAGTCTTGTAAAACCCACCAAAACTCTATTTCGACGCACTCGTAATGCGTAGGCCGGGGGTTCAATTCCCTTCACCAGCATAGCTATCATCTCAAGCACAGCGCGGCTTCCAAGCTTTTTGGAGGGCGCGCTTTTTTATGATTCTGGACAAATTGTGACAGGGAATAAGTCTATGTCTGTTAACCAGATAGATCGCATTACTGAGGCTCAGATAAATAGTTGTAAAATGACAAGACATGCTGATTTGGGTGCCAACCTTTGGCGGTATGTCTTGGTAAGTGTGAGATGTGTACTGGAAGCCCTAGTCGCTGTGAGCGACCAGTCCGGTCACGTCTTTTTGCTTGGCAAAGGCTTTGGCGAACGTCTATACAATCAATTCGTTGTCGTTATGTTCGCTGAGTTGGTGGGCTACAATTTCATTGTTGAATTATCTTTAATCGCAGATAGATATACCCAGCAACCCCCTACACGATATTGCGTGATATCTGTGACCCATTTTTGATTAGGTTTGTGCGCCTTGAAATCCTGTTTTAGCAGGTTTTTCGCCACACGACCTTCCGTAGAAGAAGTTTCAACCGGTGCGTAAAATCAACATGCTCATGCCTACAGTAGCTGCTAACTATAAGCCCTTCTCTTCTTCTTCCGAATTAGCATGGTCAGGAAAAGGAGGACAGGCAGAGCAATTTGAAAGATAGGCCAGACTTGAACCAAGGCTACATGAAGACCGAACCACAAAAATTCGGTTAACCTAGGAGATAGAAACGTAAGAGAGTATATGATGATGCTTAGCAATAGTAAAGCAGGCTTATATCTAAAGGGGGTTATCGTTTGAAGCCCTATGACGGCACCAAACATAAAACCAGCCGTTTTGATTCCGAGTCCAATAAATAGAATCATCGTAAACAGGACATCAGCTCTCTCAACGATCTTCGGTAGCTCAATTAGTTGAGTAACCTCAAACAAGGGATAGGTGCTTGATGCTGCCCAATCTGGACCTAGAACAAGGACTGATAGTTCATTCAAAACGATAAGGAACACAGCAGTGAACCAGTAAACAATGATGATCGATCGCTTTAACTTACGTTTATCCGTGACGATCTTGAATAGCACAAGAAAAAGAACCGTTTGACCGAAAGGAAAAGACACGATCTCGGGAATGGCAGCCTTCAATACGGGAGTTAAACCGCTCTCCAATACAGGAAATAAAAACTCAAAGTGAATAAGTCCAGTAAAAAGAGTAAGCAATAGTAAAATGCCGTAACCAAACACCAACAGAAGCAAAAATATATGACATAGAAGGAACCAGACTCTCGGTCCAAACCATACCACATCGGCACAGACAATTAACGCTATAAACGTAATAACTTCGGTAGGGGTTCTGTTCAGCAATGTCAATGCGCCGAGCTCACCCATGTCCCTGACATTCCTGGAAGCTTCATAAGCAAAGTAACCGATGAACAAAAGTCCCCCCAGACTACCTATCCATTTTCCCCAATAATGGCATAGGAGCTCGTACAAATCTCGATGTGGATCAAGTTTATGCATGTATAAATACATGATTAGCAGGACGAAGCCCGCAAGTGCACCTATCAGCATGGCTAGCCATGCATCCTGCTTGGCTTTAGCTCCCAATAGGAATAATGTTGTACTGCCAACCTGAAACAAGGAAAAAGCGATAGCTAACCCGGATACCCTGGTGACGGTTTCATTCATACTGTTTAGGCCCCTTTTTACAAATAGGTTAGGTTTGACTTCCGATATGCTTCTGCAGGAGTCCAGGACGCTGAATTCGTGCATCTACTCGAATATCCAGTTCTATCTTTTTGAACTCCTGCTCCCAGTCTTCTTTCACCGTCTCCCACTCCCTTGGGAACCTTCGGTGAATCCGGTCAGCAAAACCAGTTGCATCCACGCCCAGTTCCTGGAGTTTATCCCAGCCCTCATTTATCGTTCTGGTCACTTCTTTTCCAATCTCTTTTTCCATATCATGTATGGTTCTTGTCTTGGAAATATCCTTAGTGCATGTGCTTTCATTTAAAGTTCCGTTAATTTTAACTCTAACCTGCATGGTGTAATGAAAACTCGTTTTTCTGGGTATAAGTTTTACATCTGCAGAATCTACTGTTAGAGAAGAGTGCATTTCCCTACCGAGTTGTTCGCTGCATGGGAACGAAATTTCGGTGTTATTAACCTTTTGGGACAGATAAGATACTCCCAGACTCTCTTCCTTGTCGAGAAATCCTTTAAGCTTTCCGTTTTGAAACACCCCTAATTTAGTCAATGCCAGCTTGAGCGGGGTCGAGGTTTTTTTAAAAACATCCAGACTCTCTGCTTCCTTCTCGTTCTCATGGTCTCTCTCTCCGATTAATTCGGCGACTGGTACCCCAATGGATTTGGAATCCGAGTTCATGCTCAATACGAAATCATAAACCCTAACTTTCGGAAACAACGATAAACTATCGCTCTCTTTGTCGATCAATTCAGCCATGGCGGCGCCTTGAAGTTTTTCAGGAGGCAATAATTTCTTTATTAGATCGGATGCTAGTCCATCCGTTATAATTATAGATACCATTTCTCTCGCTTCCGTATTACGAAGATAAAAATCGATTAAACGATCCATTCCCTTCTCAGCCGCTCTCTTACCGATATATATAACACGATTATGTGCTATGTAGATTCGTCTTGATGTTTCCAAATTGCTGTACGATAACGCCTGGTTATAGGTTTTGGACTTTACAGAGAATACATGGGATGCGGGTTGGGAAGAGCTTCCCGATCCTCCTCCGGTTCCACTTGCAATGGCAGAGGGAACAATAATCTGATAGGACACCATCCACTGTCCGTCGTCCATCATATCTACTCCTGTAGCCGCAGTTACCCACAGCTCATTCAGTTCGACTCGATTCCAGCAACCCGTCAAACTGAATAACACGACCAAAATCATAAAAAACCTTCCTAATAGGGACATACCGGTTCCTCCTTACGCCATGGGATCTCGGCCATGTTCCCCTGCCTGTTCTGCAAATGATTCCTGTTCCGTTGCCTGTCTTACTGGATTGGAATCCCCAATCATTACCGGCCGTTTCTTCATCATCCACCAAGGTGCACGCACAAACAGGTCTTTCATATTGCTCTTATAGAAAGGTGCGATCGGTATCATATAAGGAACACCGAACGAATTCATAGATACTAATCGAACGAGGATGGGAACCAAGGCCGACAAAACGCCGTATAACCCAAATAAACCCGCCACCAGCATGAGTACAAACCTGAGCAAACGAACAGCCCCCGCCATATTGATCGAAGGTAACACAAAGTTGCATATAGCCGTGAATGATACCACAATCACCATAGCTGCGGACACCAACCCCGCCTGAACGGCAGCTTGTCCAAGAACCAAAGCCCCAACGATAGAGATTGCAGGCCCTACAGCGCGCGGCATTCGTACTCCTGCTTCGCGGATAACCTCGAAGGTCAGCTCCATTAGCATTGCTTCAAGCAGGGCGGGCAATGGTGTATTCTCTCTCTGTGCAGCCAGAGTGATAAGCAGTGTTGTAGGCAGCATTTCCTGGTGAAACGTAGTTGTTGCAATAAAGAATGAGGGTAATAGCAATGCCAAGAAAAAGGATGCCATCCGAACGATTCGAAGAAAAGATGCCAAATCATATCGCTGGTAGTAATCCTCACTGGATGCGATAAACCGAAAAAGGGTTACGGGAGCAATCAGCGCAAATGGGGTCCCATCAACCAA
This window contains:
- a CDS encoding helix-turn-helix transcriptional regulator, with product MKHTPTIRAELDRYLQQEGLSLTQFGHIADMNRGAVSAIVTGNKPLSVNQLDRITEAMGLPEGHFYDLFIENYIIDHPPNMRRIEPFLFRCAELDKLDAIRRVVGAIMDNLLYSPKLFEIAEELLSQEKNAAALLLYEGIAEAEKYQHSERLAVCQYRIFTIQIGDDQSQNLKAATLFEPFVERLDEIDQLDALKDLANVYRSLRKWDKVDEMARQMRTKAEIQYSLKHQEKRELRDIEKRTRGPLFGYIAYADLLCAGVYEAQGDYHQALQYTYAYANLDWVKETDEDTQHWIGLFKHWAKANIIVNKLLSGDIKVLQEYIEYIDAAEDTTQEDKVIQLLNIMIAANRYDIDVSNIIKRFEADIVSLSQHSPSDIYTQQVVPDYFAWCGYELAHYYLHRNSYDDGFKHLMYSMVSYHTLNNETYFINCMGLFLHFREHATPETKANFLNFIEKVWMNNVKKNGTVDRRS
- a CDS encoding 6-phospho-beta-glucosidase yields the protein MFNEITKFPDNFLWGGATAANQIEGAYLADGKGLTTIDLMPTGPKRNQVSTGNLNSFVPEDGEFYPSHEAINFYHRYKEDIALFAEMGFKSFRMSISWARIFPNGDDVTPNEAGLQFYDDVFDELLKYNIEPVVTICHFDLPVNLAKTYGGWKNRIMIELFEKYSKTLFERYKNKVKYWMTFNEINMLLHLPYTGAGIIFEEGEDKQQVLYQAAHHELVASALAVKACHKIIPNAMMGCMLAAGNVYPYSSNPEDYWEVMKMEHDSYFLIDVQSKGEYPGYAKRFFIENGIQLQLEPEDLEILKTYTVDYIGFSYYSSRCTSADPEILKNCTDGNVFGSVINPYLETSEWGWTIDPKGMRITCNQLHERYNKPLFIVENGLGAQDTLLDNDTIEDDYRIEYLDLHFAEIAEAIKDGVNIIGYTSWGPIDLVSNGTGEMKKRYGYIYVDKNNDGSGTLRRIRKKSFHWYKEIIANNGAKYFQK
- a CDS encoding beta-glucoside-specific PTS transporter subunit IIABC, whose amino-acid sequence is MNYDQLAKEILSGVGGVENVTSVVHCVTRLRFQLKDEGLAKTEELKSLSGVITVMQSGGQYQVVIGNEVPDVHKAITKIGKWSSDDEETLNSNDEKTSKGNIFNRFIDMISGVFQPLLGLLAATGMIKGFNELFLSFGWITETSGTYQLLKATGDCLFYFFPVFLGYTAMKKFGGSSFIGMAIGASLVYPTLSGLSEGNLQYVLFGGTIFESPIHITFLGIPVILMSYSSSVIPIILASFSASKLEKYLKRVIPQVVRTFLVPFFTMLIIVPATFLVIGPISTWAGNLIGAGATEIYGFSPILTGLIIGSMWQVLVLFGLHWGIIPIALLNIGTLGSDPIMALSFGASFAQIGAVLAVLIKTKNQKTKALSVPAFISGIFGVTEPAIYGLTLPLKRPFIMSCIAGGIGGGLLGYAGSKFYILGGLGVFGYPNFVNKAAGIDFSFYMSLIATAAAFIFGFVLTYFIGFKDPTETMSTNMGDKQEPIPNTSQLNDQPFEIVSPMTGTVVRLQDIKDETFAGEHMGKGIAIRPTNGRVVSPVNGIVQTIYRTKHAIGLISDDGVEILIHIGQDTVQLKGQHFNAFVKDGDRVQVGDIIVEFDLQAILDAGYETVTPIIVTNTSTYRDIVGIKNDMVNEKEHLIKVYV
- a CDS encoding EamA family transporter, which produces MKLWHYAVIVFLGGCCYGILSTFVKLAYSAGFSTPEVTGAQYFFGAVLSWIFVIFAKNKNLTYKQVTKLLLSGIPFGLTGMFYYQSLQTINASLAIVLLFQFVWIGTLYEWILQKKKPTRSKLISIGILLIGSVLAANIFSEGDLSLSWQGTIWGLLAASTFALFVFLSGAVAKETSPILKSALLSTGAVITVFVVFPPTFLFNPDVLAGLSPFGLVLGVFGVVLPPLLYSIGMPHIGSGMGTIMTASELPMAVIMSSLVLGEFVGWSQWIGVIIILCGIAYSNIRQRTSSPESSMKEHTAL
- a CDS encoding nucleoside deaminase, whose translation is MISEQDSKLLQRCVELARIALEHGDEPFGSLLVDQQGNVLEEDYNHISGGDHTQHPEFALARWAANHMTPEERAKATVYTSGEHCPMCAAAHAWVGLGRIVYASSSAQLVQWMEELNVMPTPIYNLSIQEIIRDAKVDGPVPELANQIKALHVEMHQRTK
- a CDS encoding GerAB/ArcD/ProY family transporter — encoded protein: MNETVTRVSGLAIAFSLFQVGSTTLFLLGAKAKQDAWLAMLIGALAGFVLLIMYLYMHKLDPHRDLYELLCHYWGKWIGSLGGLLFIGYFAYEASRNVRDMGELGALTLLNRTPTEVITFIALIVCADVVWFGPRVWFLLCHIFLLLLVFGYGILLLLTLFTGLIHFEFLFPVLESGLTPVLKAAIPEIVSFPFGQTVLFLVLFKIVTDKRKLKRSIIIVYWFTAVFLIVLNELSVLVLGPDWAASSTYPLFEVTQLIELPKIVERADVLFTMILFIGLGIKTAGFMFGAVIGLQTITPFRYKPALLLLSIIIYSLTFLSPRLTEFLWFGLHVALVQVWPIFQIALPVLLFLTMLIRKKKRRAYS